In Scomber japonicus isolate fScoJap1 chromosome 7, fScoJap1.pri, whole genome shotgun sequence, one genomic interval encodes:
- the org gene encoding oogenesis-related, whose translation PARQSLSGRKRLHRVTRLLLTILPRWLQGALGYPVSSSIGRSLSPEVRVSPTKPCGKGSKRKQDELDEEEDDEEEHQTWVEALTQELHDEDPLEDPDYEPSTVETESEEYCSHNNTESDIEVQDKGAVIIEDVNTDVVPSTDLTKANKSPR comes from the exons CCTGCACGCCAGAGCCTCTCCGGCCGCAAGCGCCTGCACCGGGTCACCCGCCTGCTGTTGACCATCCTGCCTCGCTGGTTGCAGGGCGCCCTGGGCTACCCTGTGTCCAGCAGCATCGGGCGCTCCCTCTCCCCAG AGGTCCGAGTCTCTCCTACTAAACCTTGTGGGAAGGGCAGCAAGAGAAAGCAGGATGAGttggatgaggaggaagatgatgaggaagagcATCAGACCTGGGTGGAGGCTCTCACACAAGAACTTCATGATGAAGACCCTTTAGAGGATCCTGATTACGAG ccCAGTACTGTAGAGACGGAGAGCGAAGAGTACTGCTCGCACAACAACACTGAAAGTGATATTGAGGTTCAGGACAAGGGTGCAGTCATTATTGAAGATGTGAACACA GATGTTGTGCCATCTACAGACTTGACAAAAGCCAACAAAAGTCCCCGTTAA